The DNA sequence TCACGGACAGGTTTCCTACTAAAGTGGCGCCATGCTTGATTTGTAGCAAGGCAGAATGACGAGCAATAGTCATTCTATTGCGAGAAATGATAACGCCGCTACAGATCAAGCAGGGTGTGCAATTTAGTGGGAAACCTATCCGTGATGGGTATATACTCGCCGCGCATGGCTTATACCCACAACATCGACCCGATAGCAATTAACCTCGGCTCCCTACCTATCCACTGGTACGGCATCATGTACCTTCTTGGCTTTGCCGGCGCCTGGTGGTTAGGCGTTCACCGTTGCAAGCAGCCACACGTCAATTGGACCGCTGAACAAGTGGGTGATGTCATCTTCTATGGTGCCATGGGCGTCATCGTTGGCGGACGACTCGGCTATATGCTGTTTTATGATTTTGCCAGTATCGTTGCCGACCCAAGCCGTATCATTCGCATATGGGAGGGCGGTATGTCCTTTCACGGCGGACTTATCGGCGTCATCGTTGCCATGTGGCTATTTGGCCGCAAGACAAAGAAATGCTTCTTGCAGGTTACCGACTTTGTCGCCGTACTGACACCCATCGGGCTATTTACCGGACGCATCGGCAATTTTATCAACGGTGAGTTATGGGGCAAAGCCAGCGATGCGCCCTGGGCCATGATTTTTGAAACAGGCAGATCAGCCACCAACATCCCGCGCCACCCCTCAATGCTTTACGAAGCAGCATTAGAAGGCTTGGTGTTATTTACCATTCTTTTTCTTGTGTCGCGACGGCCACAGTCAATGGGATTAATATCGGGGCTTTTCCTGCTGTTTTATGGGGTCTTCAGGTTCGCCGTCGAGTTCGTGCGTATTCCGGATGAGCACCTTGGCTACCGTGCGTTTGACTGGTTGACTCAGGGTCAGATACTGTCAATACCGATGATTCTATTAGGCTTTGGTCTAATTATTTATGCCCAAAAGCAAAAAACGGCGGCAACAACATGAAAGCGGGGCCAGCCCTACTGCTGCTATTACTAGCTATACCCGGCCTGGCACTTGCCAGAGAGTGCGATTACGATAACGCTTTTGCTGTCGCTTTGAATAGCATCGCGAGCAAGGTACCAGACATGGAAAAACATGCCCCCTATCAAGTGATAGAACACGATAATCATTGGGCGGTTACTGGCTATAACGAACCCAGCGGCCGCAGCAAATATTACGCCAACGGCGATCATCAACAAGGCAAGCTGTTCCGTCAGCGACTTCCATTTCACAAAATGACACAAAACCTGAGTACCTGACCAAATCCGGGACAATTCCCCATGCAGCAATATCTCGATTTAATGCGCCATGTGCGAGATCATGGCACACGCAAAGAAGACCGCACTGGCACCGGTACCCTGAGTCTGTTTGGCTACCAATGCCGCTACAATTTAAATGACGGTTTCCCAGCAGTTACCACCAAAAAGCTGCATTTTAAGTCCATTATCCACGAACTTCTTTGGTTCTTAAAGGGTGATACCAATATCGCCTATCTGAAACAAAATGGTGTGTCGATTTGGGATCAATGGGCCGATGAGCAGGGCGAACTTGGCCCTGTTTATGGCCATCAATGGCGCTCGTGGCCAACGCCCGATGGTGGCCATATCGATCAAATCAGCAATCTGATCGACGGCATCAAAAACAACCCTGACTCGCGCCGTCTTATCGTCAGCGCCTGGAATGTCGCCGAAGTAGCCAATATGGCTTTACCACCGTGCCATTCACTATTTCAGTTTTATGTGTTGGACGGGCGTTTGTCGTGCCAGCTATACCAGCGTAGTGCTGACATCTTTCTCGGTGTGCCGTTTAATATCGCCTCGTACGCCTTACTAACCTTAATGATCGCGCAAGTCTGCGACTTAGAACCCGGGGATTTTATTCACACTTTCGGCGATGCACATTTGTATTCAAATCACCTAGACCAGGTTGATTTACAACTGTCACGTGAGCCATTACCCTTAGCAACGATGAAAATTAATCCCAATGTTCGTTCGCTCTTTGATTTTAAATACGACGACTTCACCCTAGAGAATTACCAATCACACCCAGGCATCAAAGCACCTATTGCGGTTTAACAGGCTGTTATAAGCCTTAGGAGAGTGCAATGAACTCTTTGGTAAAGCATTCCTATGCTATTGCTAATCGTTTTGACGAAAGTCTAAATGGAATAAAATTTAAGAATAAAGACCGGAATATAGTAGCTTCTTCATTTTTTCTATAAGTTTAGAGCATCATCGCTCTGTTATTGTTTTAATTGAAAATCGACTTTATGGATCGGCTAGCACTTTACTGAGAAGCATTTTTGAATCCCATGTAAAAGGAATGTGGTTTTACCATTGTTCATCTCAAAAAGATATCGAGAAATTACGTAAAGACAAATTTGATCTAAAATTTTCTCTACTAATTGAAGGTATTGAGAAAGAATGCGGAAAAGGTGTTTCAAAACCAAAGAAAGAAAATTGGAGCAACTTAAACAGCCTAACTCATGCTGGAGCTGCCCAGATAAGCCGAAGAGTTGAAGATACATGTATAAAAAGTAGCTACAGTGATGATTTCGTAAAGGATACACTTAATTTTGCCAATAATTATGCCTTATTATGTGCTGGTGAACTTGCTAAAATAAGTAACAATGTAGCAGCACAAGAATGTGTTTTGGAAATAGCAAAAAAG is a window from the Gammaproteobacteria bacterium genome containing:
- a CDS encoding prolipoprotein diacylglyceryl transferase encodes the protein MAYTHNIDPIAINLGSLPIHWYGIMYLLGFAGAWWLGVHRCKQPHVNWTAEQVGDVIFYGAMGVIVGGRLGYMLFYDFASIVADPSRIIRIWEGGMSFHGGLIGVIVAMWLFGRKTKKCFLQVTDFVAVLTPIGLFTGRIGNFINGELWGKASDAPWAMIFETGRSATNIPRHPSMLYEAALEGLVLFTILFLVSRRPQSMGLISGLFLLFYGVFRFAVEFVRIPDEHLGYRAFDWLTQGQILSIPMILLGFGLIIYAQKQKTAATT
- a CDS encoding thymidylate synthase, encoding MQQYLDLMRHVRDHGTRKEDRTGTGTLSLFGYQCRYNLNDGFPAVTTKKLHFKSIIHELLWFLKGDTNIAYLKQNGVSIWDQWADEQGELGPVYGHQWRSWPTPDGGHIDQISNLIDGIKNNPDSRRLIVSAWNVAEVANMALPPCHSLFQFYVLDGRLSCQLYQRSADIFLGVPFNIASYALLTLMIAQVCDLEPGDFIHTFGDAHLYSNHLDQVDLQLSREPLPLATMKINPNVRSLFDFKYDDFTLENYQSHPGIKAPIAV